A stretch of DNA from Streptomyces rubradiris:
CGCGATGGGGCTGAGCACCCTGACGCACACGCCCAATCCGATGGGCTTCCTCACCGAGATCTGCGAGCGGCCGGGCAACGAACGGCCCTACATCCTCTTCCCCATCGGCTACGCCGCGGCCGACTGCGAGGTCCCGGTCCTCACCCGCAAGTCGCTGGCAGAGGCGACCGTCGAGAGCCCGGGCCCGCACTGAACCGGACCGCCACGCCCCTCCGGTCCGCCTCGGGCGACGGGCGGGCCGCCGTCAACGCACACGCACGGCGTAGATGTCCCGGTGGCCGCCTGCGTCGCCCGGTACCAGGCCGTCGTCGTGGGGGAAGGCGACGGTGCGCCCGGCGGCGTCCGCGGTCACCTCGTACGTCCCGGTGACGCTCTCGGTGCCGTCCGCTGCCACGTCCAGCCGCCGTATCACGCCCGTGCGCAGGTCCTTCGCGAACACGTCGGAGGCGCCGTTGGTGTCGCCGGGTACGAGGTTGTCCGCGGCGGAGACGAAGAACGCCCGCCGTCCGCCCGCGCCGATCAGGCCCCGCCCCGAGCTGCCGCGCGCCTGTGTGCCGTCGGCGGCGGTGCTCACGCGCCGGGTGGTACCGGTGGCCAGGTCACGGACGAACACGTCGGCGGCGTCGTTGGTGTCGTCTTCGACCACGTCGGCCGATGGGGAGGAGAACACCGCGTAGCGCCCGTCCGGGCTGAGGCCCGTCGCGGGCGACGCCGGCATGCCGAGGGTGCCGCCGTCGCGGTCGACGGCCGCGGGCACGGTCTTCCCGGTGCGGGTGTCGTGGACGTAGAACCACCAGGGTCTCGGCGCCCTCGGCTCCCGCCCGGCCGGGCCGCGCGGCGGGTACCACATCCGACGGAACGCGATCCTGGTGCCGTCCGCGCTGATCGAGGGCGCCAGGGACGTGCTGGTTCCCTGGAGGTGGTCGGTGAAGACGCTGACCAGCCTCGTGGTGCCCCTCGCCCGGTCGTGCACGAACACGTCGATCCCGCTGTTGGTGTCCTGCGGCACCAGGTCGTCGCGGTAGGAGGCGTACGCCACGTAGCGGCCGTCCGCGCTGATCACCGGGTCGTAGCTGTTCCCGGGGACCCCGCCCGGGTTGGCCACGAGGGCCTCGGTGCGCCCGGTGGCGCGGTCGTGCACGAAGACGTCCCAGGCGCCGGGCATGTCCCCGGGCGCGAGGTTGCCGGCGTCGGAGTCGAACGCGACGTAGCGTCCGTCCGCGCTCACCGAGACGTGCGAGGCGGTGGCGTCGGCCTGGCCGCCGTCGCCGGCGACGTTGACCCGGTCCACGGCACCCGTACGCAGGTCCTTCACGAAGACGTCGGCGAGTCCGTTGGTGTCGCCAGGCACCAGGTTGTCGGCGTCCGAGAGGAAGGCCACGAAGCGGCCGTTCCCGCTCAGCACGGCGCCTGTCGAGTCCCCGTTGGCCGGGGTGCCGTCCGCCGCCGTACTCACCAGCACCGGCTCCGGAACCCGCACCTCGCCGCGCGCCCGCGGTACGGCCGCCGCCGGAAGCACACTCGCCGCGCATGCCAGCACCACCACCGGCAAGACGGCCGGTCCCCGGAACCGCATGTGTCCTCCCCTGCCCGCCTGAGCCGGCCACCGCCGCCCGAACCGCGGACGGCTCGGGCCGGACGGCACCCCCTGCCGCCCTACGGCCCGAGCCGAGCCAACTCCGGCCACCCGCCCGCGTCAACAGACGATCCGGCCACCTGGCTCCGGGACGCGCGGTTCACCTTGTCCAGCCTCTTGACCGAATCCGGTCTACGACTATGGTCTAGACCTAACACGCAACAGGTCCAGACCTCTTCGGCCGGCGCCTCGACTCCTCCGGCACGGCCGGGCTGCGCCGACAACGGTTCCGACACACACCGAAGGAAGTGGCACGGCATGAACACGAAAAGACGAGCGGCTCTCGCGATCGGCGCGCTGGTCGCCCCGGTGATCGCCGTCAGCCTCCCGGCGAGCACGGCCAGCGCCCACGGCTGGGTCACCCTGCCCACGAGCCGGCAGCAGCAGTGCGCCGAGGGCACCGTCGACTGCGGCCAGATCAAGTACGAACCGCAGAGCGTCGAGGGGCCGAAGGGCCTGCGCAGCTGTAGTGGCGGACACGCGGAGTACGCCGAGCTCGACAACGACAGCAAGGGCTGGAAGGCCACGCCGGTCGGCACGACGGCGACGTTCACGTGGCACAACACCGCCCGGCACGCCACCGCCAACTGGCAGTACTTCATCGGTGGCCAGAAGATCGCCGAGTTCGACGGCCGCAACCAGCAGCCGGCCGCCGACGTCAGCCAGCAGGTGGACTTCGGCGGCTTCACCGGCCGGCAGAAGGTGCTCGCCGTCTGGAACGTCGCGGACACCGCCAACGCCTTCTACTCCTGCGTCGACGTCAACATCGGCGGCGACGACGGCAGCGGCGGAGGCGGTGGCGGTGGCGGTGAAGACACCTGCACCGCGCCGGCCTGGGACGCCGCACACGTCTACAACGGCGGCGACACCGTCTCCTACGGCGGCCACACCTGGCGCGCCAAGTGGTGGGTGACGGGCGACAAGCCCGGCACCACCGGCCAGTGGGGTGTCTGGGAAGACCTCGGGGCCTGCTAGAACGACCGGCGCGTTCGAGGCGGCGCGCGGCGTGGACGCCGAGGCCCTCGCGCTGTGCCGGCGCGGGGCGGCGCAGGCCCCTGCTCGCGGAGTCGCCGGAGCGGTCCCCCGCGGCCCGCTTCCCCATGGGGCGAAAGCCCGCGGAGGTGCTGGTGGTGGCGGAGGAGGCGGTCGCTCACTTCGAGCGCCTCACCGCGGACCGGCCGGCCGGATTCACCGGCCGGCTCCGCGCTGCGCGACAGTCCGCGGCCGGCATCCGCCCGCGCCGCAGGCGCCCGGCCGCGGCACGCCCCCGGCCGCCTGCGGCGCACCGTCCGCCGGGCGGGCGGTCGCGACGACGGTGGCGCACGCCGACCTCCGGCCGCCACCGCAAGACCCCCTTCGCCTGGCCGATCCCCGGCCGGAAGGGGGTGGACCGCCGGTCACCGGGTAACCGGTCACTCGACCCGTGCCCCGGAAGAAGCGGAGCACGACGACGGGAGGAGCGTCATGGCCGGAGTTGTCGAACGCATCAAGCAGTTCGCGAGGAGTCCGCAGGGCCGGCGGACGATCGAACAGGCGCGCAGGACCGCCTCCGATCCGCGCCGCCGTGCTCAGGCGCGGGAACTGGTGCGGAAGCTGCGCGGTCGCCGCTGACCCCGGCGCCGCACACGGGCGGCGAGCCCGC
This window harbors:
- a CDS encoding PD40 domain-containing protein translates to MRFRGPAVLPVVVLACAASVLPAAAVPRARGEVRVPEPVLVSTAADGTPANGDSTGAVLSGNGRFVAFLSDADNLVPGDTNGLADVFVKDLRTGAVDRVNVAGDGGQADATASHVSVSADGRYVAFDSDAGNLAPGDMPGAWDVFVHDRATGRTEALVANPGGVPGNSYDPVISADGRYVAYASYRDDLVPQDTNSGIDVFVHDRARGTTRLVSVFTDHLQGTSTSLAPSISADGTRIAFRRMWYPPRGPAGREPRAPRPWWFYVHDTRTGKTVPAAVDRDGGTLGMPASPATGLSPDGRYAVFSSPSADVVEDDTNDAADVFVRDLATGTTRRVSTAADGTQARGSSGRGLIGAGGRRAFFVSAADNLVPGDTNGASDVFAKDLRTGVIRRLDVAADGTESVTGTYEVTADAAGRTVAFPHDDGLVPGDAGGHRDIYAVRVR
- a CDS encoding lytic polysaccharide monooxygenase, encoding MNTKRRAALAIGALVAPVIAVSLPASTASAHGWVTLPTSRQQQCAEGTVDCGQIKYEPQSVEGPKGLRSCSGGHAEYAELDNDSKGWKATPVGTTATFTWHNTARHATANWQYFIGGQKIAEFDGRNQQPAADVSQQVDFGGFTGRQKVLAVWNVADTANAFYSCVDVNIGGDDGSGGGGGGGGEDTCTAPAWDAAHVYNGGDTVSYGGHTWRAKWWVTGDKPGTTGQWGVWEDLGAC